From Nitrososphaerota archaeon:
ATATTGGCGGTAGGCTCCATCATCGTAGCTAGGCTCATCGGGCCCGAAGGGTTGGGGCTGTATGCGCTCTCACTCACCATCCCCTCGATCCTCGTAGGTCTCATAGACCTCGGGATAAACCCTGCTGTAACCTACTATTCAGCCAAGCTTAGGGTTGAGGGTAGATTAGAGCTACTCTCTAAGACGCTCAAAGCAGCGTACATCAATAGGGTAAGCGTAGGGCTTTTGGTTACGGTTGTCTTTTTCTTCTACTCCAACCACATATCATCTTTTCTAAATAGACCTGAAGCTTCCACACTAATCCAGATCTCATCGCTGCTGATCATTGCGCAGTCACTCTTTAACCTAAATAACTCCGCTTTTTTAGGGCTTGAAAAAA
This genomic window contains:
- a CDS encoding oligosaccharide flippase family protein, which encodes MSGSIRDIMEDFAKGGFTLFIGNSAASIILAVGSIIVARLIGPEGLGLYALSLTIPSILVGLIDLGINPAVTYYSAKLRVEGRLELLSKTLKAAYINRVSVGLLVTVVFFFYSNHISSFLNRPEASTLIQISSLLIIAQSLFNLNNSAFLGLEK